In Clostridium omnivorum, the DNA window TTATAATTCTCTTATCTTCTTGCTTTCCATATTTAGAATTATAAATGGAAATTGTAGCATGAGTATCGAAAATTTATGTGAACTTTATGTGATATGGGAAAAATAAAAAACCAGCTTTACTGCTGGTTTTTTATTTAAATAAGCTATTTATTTTATAGGTAATTTAATTATAAAGCTGACGCCCTTTTCTCTATTTACTGCTTTTATATTTCCGCCATAAAAATCAATTATTTTTTTTGATATTGCAAGTCCAAGTCCAAAGTTTCCAGTTTTATCTTTATAAAAATTATCAAAAATACGGTGAATATTTTCAGCCTTTATATTGGGGCCGTCGTTGTATATATCTAATACTGCATAGCCGTCTTGTTCTCTCAAGGTTACAGCTATTTTTTCATTTGCATATCTTAATCCATTTTCTAAAATATTTTCAATTGAAACCTGTATTTTATCAAGATTTCCGTTAATAGCTATTTTATCCATGGAAAGATCCCATTCAATCTTACTATTTACCACTTCAAATCTATTAATAATGTGCATCAATAAATCATACAGGTTAATTGAAGTGCTTTCACTATTATTAGTGAGTACATAATCCAGAGTATTTAAATAAAGTAATTGCTTAATTTTCTTTTCTAGGCTCATGGCCTCATTTCTAATGATTTCAGCAGTTTTCTCAACTGAATCTATATAAACACCATCAATAATTGCATCAGCATGGCTCATAATTACCATAACAGGTGTTTTCAAATCATGGGATATACTCTGTAAAAACATTTTTTCTTCCTCATCGGCATGCTTTAATTCCTTTTGCATGCGATTCATTGAATCTACTAGTCTCCCTATCTCATCTTCATTATTAATGCGCAATGGCTCTTTCCAATCCTTATGAGCTATTCTCATTGTATAGTCTTCTAGTTCCTTAAGAGGCTTAGAAATATAGTTTGCAACCACCTTAGCTGTTATAAAGCCTATTGCTATAAAAACTACACCTATTATTATTATTGTGTACAATATCCCATTATCATTTATAATTGGCAAATAGGATATCAAATAGGACTTTCCAGTGCTATCACTTGGTATCGAACTTATAATAAAAATATACCTTGTATTATTGTGTGTTGCACTAAACTGTTTTTCATTTAGTTTTTCATTATTTATAAAGCTTGTCATCCAAGTTCTTGTTTCAACACTATCATTATCCTTCATATGTGCAGGTAATCCTTCAGGGGGAACATCTGGAAAACCAGGCTTTCTATTTACTTCCTTAAATATAGGATTGCTACTGTCACCTAGGTTTACTGTAAAATGTCGACTTTCTTTCAAATTAGCAAATTCATTTGACCTATTATGTTCATCATAATTATTGTTCTGCAGCAATATATCATGTGCCACTTTTAAATCCTGTGCTTTAGATTTATCACTTATTTGTCTAAAGACAAATAGGTATAATAATGATAGACTGCATATTATTATAAGAATTACAGCCGTAAAAGTGGTCCAGATTCTCATTGTTAATGATTTAAATCTTAGCTTTTTCATTATTTTACCACCAACTTATAACCATATCCATATACAGTATCAATACTTAATGCTGCTAGCTTTCTTCTTAGCCTTCTGATAGTATCATCAACTACACGGTCTGAACCGAAGTAATCTTCACCCCATACACTTACTAAAATCTGTTCTCTTGAAACTAAGTTATTCTTGTTTTCAATAAAATAAGATAATAATTCAAATTCTTTATTTGTAAGCTGAATTTCTTCGCCCTCAAAAAACACCGTTCTCTGCTTTTTGTTAATGATATATCCTTCAATATCAATTACAGATTCCAAAGGCTGACTGCTTTCTTTTCCATATATTCTTTCCATTAGCTTGTTTGTTCTTATTACAAGTTCTCTTGGTAAAAATGGCTTTGATAAGTAATCATCACTGCCAAGTTCCAAACCTACAACTCTGTCCAATTCTTCATTTCTAGCAGACATAAAAATTACAGGAGTGCTTTTATTATTGCTTTTTACAGCTTTAATAATCTCATATCCATCTGTATCCGGAAGCATAATATCAAGTATCCATAAATCCGGCATATCTTTTATTCTTTCTAAAGCAGAACTGCCATTTTCAA includes these proteins:
- a CDS encoding sensor histidine kinase — its product is MKKLRFKSLTMRIWTTFTAVILIIICSLSLLYLFVFRQISDKSKAQDLKVAHDILLQNNNYDEHNRSNEFANLKESRHFTVNLGDSSNPIFKEVNRKPGFPDVPPEGLPAHMKDNDSVETRTWMTSFINNEKLNEKQFSATHNNTRYIFIISSIPSDSTGKSYLISYLPIINDNGILYTIIIIGVVFIAIGFITAKVVANYISKPLKELEDYTMRIAHKDWKEPLRINNEDEIGRLVDSMNRMQKELKHADEEEKMFLQSISHDLKTPVMVIMSHADAIIDGVYIDSVEKTAEIIRNEAMSLEKKIKQLLYLNTLDYVLTNNSESTSINLYDLLMHIINRFEVVNSKIEWDLSMDKIAINGNLDKIQVSIENILENGLRYANEKIAVTLREQDGYAVLDIYNDGPNIKAENIHRIFDNFYKDKTGNFGLGLAISKKIIDFYGGNIKAVNREKGVSFIIKLPIK
- a CDS encoding response regulator transcription factor; this encodes MSRRIYLVEDEKSLNILLEKYLQREGYEVTTFENGSSALERIKDMPDLWILDIMLPDTDGYEIIKAVKSNNKSTPVIFMSARNEELDRVVGLELGSDDYLSKPFLPRELVIRTNKLMERIYGKESSQPLESVIDIEGYIINKKQRTVFFEGEEIQLTNKEFELLSYFIENKNNLVSREQILVSVWGEDYFGSDRVVDDTIRRLRRKLAALSIDTVYGYGYKLVVK